The following nucleotide sequence is from Cellvibrio sp. PSBB006.
GATGCGCGTTCTCGGCTTTAAGGATGTCGGGGATGCCAGCGTCACTGAAGAAGATATCCATGCAATGCTCAAAGAAGGTTCGGTGTCCGGGGTCATCGAGCAGAGTGAGCACACGATGGTGCGCAACGTCTTTCGCCTTGATGAGCGGCCGGTATCCTCGATGATGGTGCCGCGTACCGATATTGTTTTTCTGGATACCGCGCTCTCACTTGAACAAAATATGCAGCGCATCATGGAATCGCCTCATTCGCGCTTTCCGGTTTGCCACCGACATATGGATGAGCTAATCGGCGTGGTAAACGCCAAGCAATTATTTGCCCAGGCCATCTCCGGCCAGGAAATTGATATCAAAACCCTTGCCCAGCCATGTCATTTTATTGCCGAAAGTTTTACCGGCATGGCATTGCTTGAGCATTTTCGCGCAACCAATACCCAAATGGTTTTTGTGGTGGATGAATACGGCGATTTGAAAGGCATTGTCACCTTGCAGGATCTGCTGGAAGCATTGACTGGTGAATTTAATCCGTCTCACGGCAACGATCTTATGGTGATTCAGCGCGAGGATGGTTCCTTGTTGCTGGATGGTTTGTTGTCTGCCCCTGAATTAAAAGATTGTTTAGGGCTAACCGACTTGCCGGGTGAAAAAACCCGTGAATACGAAACGCTGAATGGCCTGTTTATGTATTTATTGGGTCGCGTGCCAGTCACTACCGACAAGGTGGTATTGGAGCCCTGGACGCTGGAGATTGTCGATATGGATGGTATGCGTATCGACAAGGTATTGGCGATAAAAAATCTTTCGCTTCCTGATGCGGATATGGAATCGGGGGATGACACGGGCTAGATCGCAGACCTGGCTCGTGTCAGCAGGAAGCCTCTTCAAAAATCCTCTTCAAAAACTATTGCAAACGTTTGACCAATTCCACCCGGCGGTTTTTTTGCCTTCCTGTTTCATTATCATTCGACGCGGCTGGTGCAAAAGGCCCCACACCTTGCGCGAGCAAGCGGGCCGCTGCAATACCGTGTTGCTTCACAAGGCTATCAACGACCGCTGCTGCACGTTGCTGCGACAGTGTCAGATTATTTTCCCTTGTGCCGGTATCATCGGTATGGCCGACAACGTACAGCAACAGGGCCGGGTTGCGGTTTAACAGCGTCGCAATAGCGACCAACGTGTCGTTGGATTCCGGTTTAACGGAGGCCTTGCCGGTATCAAAATAGATTCCATAGATAAGTGCTTTTCCGGTCGCATCGATCTGTTGCTTGAGAGAGTCCGCATCGACCTTGATGAGATCGGTTGCGAGTGTTTCCGTTTCGACAATCACTTGTTGTACAGCAGCTTCACTTTCATAGGCGCCGATAAATAACGCCACATAGACCTCGCGGTCATCAATCACTTTTTTAGCCAGCAGGTAATAGGGCTTCCGATAATAGTTGTAAACATTATCTTCAACGGAAATTTTATTACCCAACTGCTGAGCTTCACGGTCCTTGCCGCAGGCGTCCAGTTCACAGCGGGACAGAACCTTGAAACCGGCGCTATCCAATGCCTGTTTATAATTTTCATAGATCTTTAACGTGGACGTATCTTTTACCACATAAAAATGGCGCGCCAGATCCCCGCTGAGGGACAGTGGAGTTTGGTCCGCCGAGCCCGGAGCAGCCGGCAACATCATGGTTTCATAATCGATTATTTCGTGGTTGCGCAACGAAGCACCAGGATAACGGGCGAACAGTTGATGATCCTTGCTCAGCTCTTTGGCGTCGGCCGTTTCCGTGGGTGATGTCGCTTGCGGCTTACCGGATAGATAAGAAGGGTCGACAGTAATCAGGTTATCTTCCAGAGGCTCGGTTTCCACAATCACTTGTTGTACGGCCGTTTCATCTTCGTAACCGCCGATATACCAGGCGCCGATAACCTTACCCTTGGGTGCGTCCTTTTCTGCAAGAAGATAATAGGGGTTGTGGTAGTAATTGTAGACGGCGCCTTCCGGCGACAGGTGTTCGCCCAAGGCTTTGGTTGTGCGGTCGTTACCACAGGCATCGCGCAGACAGGAAAACGTAATAGTGAAGCCCAGTTTTTTTAATGCAGACGCATAGTTTTCATAGACCTTCAGGGTTGATACGCCCTCAATAATATAAAAATACTGATACAAATCTCCTGTCACGGCCAGGGTTTCATAGTCGTTATTTTCATTGACCAGCGTGTTGGGAAATTGAAAGTGCTCGTAATCGTAGGTCAGCTGTTTACGTAACTTCGCCTCGGGGTAAGCGCTGATAAGCGGGTGTTCGTTGTCGGCTTGGGCGCTGAAGCAAAGACAGCCGCACATCAGAGTAGCGATTTTCTTCATGAATAGCTCCTTGAAGAGTGTTTGGGTGTTGAAGGATAGCGGGATTTACATCCAAAGACTGTGAAGAATTATAAGCCTGTGCAGGCTGTCTGTTCTGCGGAAGGTTATGCATTGTTTGCTTTCTGTGGAGTTGTTACCAAATTTCCCGCACCGAGTGTAACTTTTCTGTGCAAATCGGCAGGTTTCCAATAACACTGCACATTCGCAGTGCTTTTATTTCTGAATGAGCGGCCAGTGTTCCTGTTATTTAACCCATGCCTGACGTGGCTGGAGGCTTTTACTCGCCGTTGATTTTCTTTGATGTTCATGTGTCATCAAGTGTTCTGTCGCTTCACGCTAATCCGCTGTTTTTCCTCATATTTAAACAACGTTGTCAAATTGATGTGGCGCATTTATCTTTTTGTTGGTGTGATACAAAGTATCATTTTTATACGCATTTAATGAAATAAACTACCTGTCAGTATTGCAGAGAAAAGGAATAACAGAAAAATAATACATTTTTGCGAGGTTTTTTCGCGGTGTATGGCACGCGGATTGAATGCAGAATTCCTCAGCGTGAACGAATCGGCTATCCGGAATTTCAGGTTCAGTATGAAAGAACCTGAAATGAATTGCTGGGCACAACATTTTATTGTTTTGAGCAGTGGATCAAATAGTAAAATTGACAACGTTGTCCATCGGGGCTAGGTTGGCGCTGCAGAGAGTGATGCGTAGCTGTTTTAAAAACCAAATTATAAATCGACAGGAGATTGTAAGATGAAATATATATCGTTGTTACAATCGCTGAACCGAGCCCTGGTGTTGACGGGTTGCGTCGGCGGGTTATTCCTTGGTACTACCCAAGTCGTAGTGGCACACGGCACCATGACAGCACCGGCGAGCAGGATCTGGCGCTGTTATCAGGAAGGTCCGCAAACACCGCAATCTGCTGGCTGCCAGGCAATCTCCGCGGCGGGTGGCGCCTCCAGTTTGTATGACTGGAATGGGATTCGCCAGGGCGATGCCAACGGCAATCACCAATCAAAAGTTCCCAACGGACAATTGTGTAGTGGCGGCGATCCCAATTATTTCAAAGGTCAGGATCTTGCACGCAACGACTGGACTGCCACCAATATCTCGGCGGGTAGTTACACCTTTCGCTGGAACAATTCAGCCGCTCACCAAACACTTTATTATCGTTATTACATTACCAATAACGGTTACAACCCCACCACGCCTTTACGCTGGAGCGACCTGAGCCTGATTTGTGAAACGCCACCGGAAGGTGCGTTAAATAATCCCGCTCACACCTGCAATATTCCTTCGCGTAGCGGCCGCCATGTGATCTACGGTGTATGGCAACGTTCCGATAGCCCGGAGGCATTTTATTCCTGCTCTGACGTTGTATTTAGCGGCGGAAATAATTCCAGCAGCTCAAGCGTCTCGTCAAGCTCCAGCAGTTCGCCAACCAACATCTGTACTAATTTGCCAACCTGGAATGCCAACAGCATTTATACCGGTGGGCAACAGGTCAAGTTGAACAACATCCGCTATCAGGCACAGTGGTGGACGCAGGGTGATAACCCATCTGCAGGCACGGGTTCCAACTACGTGTGGATTAACCAAGGCAGTTGTGGCGGCAGTGGTCCTTCTTCATCCAGCAGTTCATCTGTGGTGAGCAGTTCATCCAGTTCTTCATCAACTGGCGGTGGTAATTGCACCTCTCCACAATTTGTACAGGGTGCAACCTATGCAACAGGGGCGAAGGTACGTAATGCGGGCAGTGAGTATCAATGTACCGTGGGTGGCTGGTGCACCATCGGTGGTCCTTACGAGCCCGGCGTGGGTTGGGCGTGGACCAATGCCTGGAGTTATCTGCGCAGCTGTAATTGATCAGGTAGTTATACAGATAACAGGTATATAGGTAACAGATAAAGGTACACACATAAACGAAAAGTCAGCTAAGGCTGGCTTTTCGTTTTTAATAAAAATTTCATTTTTTGTTATTGCTCATAACCTGATTTGGCAGAATTTTTACTGTCATTTGTTATGAGGCGTTCGCGTAATTTTCTGTCCCATTTTTTTACGATTAATTGTGGGACTATTTGAATAATGAATCTTGTGCAATCTGAATTGGTTTTAATTGACAACGTTGTCCACCGGGTTTAATGTCGTTGGCGGTAGTTATGTTTACCTGCTTGTTGTGTCTTGTGTGGTATTCGGTCAAGCAACAAGTCACACCTCTCGCACAGTCATGATGTACGTTTTTATAAGAGCAGTATCCCCACGGAGTTTTCTGCACAGGACTGAAAAATAAAAATGGTATGGCTGTGACCATGATGAATCGTGAGTGGTTACTGCGATTCACAATTGATTCAATTTTCTCCCGCGCAGACGGGAAAATACGAAGGATTAAAAGATGATGAATATAAAAAAAGCTCTAGGGTTACTGGCGACTATGCTATTTGCTGGTCACGTTTATGCGTATAACTGTTCCGGTGTGGCACAGTATTCTGATGGTGCCAGTTACAACAACGGCAACATTGTGCAAAATCTCGGTGTTGCCTATCAATGTACGGTCGGTGGTTGGTGTAGTGTGGGTGGTCCCTATGCACCAGGTGCCGGTTGGGCCTGGAATAATGCCTGGAGCAGTCTCGGTGCTTGCGGCAGCACCGGTGGCCCATCCAGTTCATCCAGCTCTTCTTCTGGCAACAATAATGGTGGTGGTTCGTGTGCGAACTGGACAGCTGGTACTTACTACAATGTTGGCGTCGTGGTGCGTTACAACAACGCTTATTACCGCGCTAAGAACGCTAACCCTGGCTATGATCCGGTGATCAGCACCTGGTTCTGGGAGCCGGTCGCTTCCTGTCCGGGCGGCAATAATAGCTCCAGTTCATCCAGCAACAACAACGGTGGTTCTTGTCCGCAATGGACAGCGGGAACGAACTACTACGCTGGCAATGTGGTGGTTTTCAACGGTTCTTACTTCATGGCCGAGCACGACAACCCCGGTTACGATCCAACAATCAGCACCTGGTTCTGGGAGCCTGTAGCCTCTTGTTCGGGCGGTAACAATTCCAGTTCTTCGTCATCGACTGGTGGTGGTACTGGTTTTGCTGCAATCGTGAACCAGGCACAATTCAATCAAATGTTCCCGAACCGCAACTCGTTCTATACCTACAGCGGTCTGGTTGCTGCTGCTAACACCTTCCCGGCATTTGCCAATACTGGTGATATTCAGGTGAGAAAACGTGAAGCCGCTGCAGCACTGGCGAACTTCTCTCACGAAACCGGCGGTCTGGTTTATATCAACGAGATTGCTCAAGGTGAGTACTGTTCCGGTGGTGCAACGCCTTGCGGAGTTTGTGCACCAGGCAAACGCTACTATGGTCGTGGTCCAATCCAATTGAGTTGGAACTATAACTACTGTACCGCTGGTCAAGCGCTCGGCCTGGATTTGTGGGCTAACCCTGATCAGGTTTCACAAAACGCGACGACTGCATGGCGCACCGCGCTCTGGTTCTGGATGACGCAAAGCGGTGCTGGTTACCGTCCGGCTCACTCATCCATCACCGGCGGTTACGGCTTCGGCGAAACCATTCGCACCATCAATGGTTCGTTGGAATGTAACGGCGGTAATCCGGGTCAAGTGCAAAGCCGGATCAACTCGTATCAAAGCTTCATCCAGATACTGGGTGGAACACCGGGCAACAACCTGGGTTGTTAATCGTTTGATACAACCGTCATTCGTGAGGATGATGGTCCAATAAAAAACGCCGCGAGGAAAATACTCGCGGCGTTTTTTATTGGTTGATGAATAAATTGTTACAGAGGAAAGTTTGTATATTTATAAATCCACACCTAACAAACCGAGGATACTTTTATCGACAAAGCCATCGGCGATCATGCCTTGTTGGTGTTGAAATTGGCTGACGGCGCGGCGGGTGCCGGGGCCGAGGATGCCGTCGGGTGTGCCGGTGTCGAACCCTTTTTTGTTGAGTTGCTCTTGCATCGTCATCACTTGTGCGCGATTCAGGCGCGGTGCATCTTCCGGTGGCGGTTGCATCAATTTGCCGGTACCGGCGATGCGGTCTGCGAGATAACCCACGGCCAAGGCGTAATACTCCGAGCGGTTCCAGCGCATGATGACATGGAAATTATCGTAAACCAGAAAAGCTGGTCCGCGATGTCCCGACGGTACCAGAAGTGAGGCTTGCATATCCGCTTGCGGTAACGCCGAACCATCCGTTTGGCGGACGCCTAATTTTTGCCATTCAGCAAGTGACTTGCGTTGATTTAATCCGGCTTCAAGATAGGGAAAGTCTACGGCGAGTTTCACTTCCCGACCCCAGCGATCCGCTTGTTGCCAACCCAGGCTTTGTAAAAATTTTGCTGCCGATGCCATAGCGTCCGGCGTGCTGTTCCATAAGTCGCGCTTCTTGTCGCCATCGTAATCAACGGCATAACGTAAAAAGGCGGACGGCATAAATTGCGTGTGACCCATGGCGCCGGCCCATGAGCCTTCCATTTTTTCGGGTGCTATTGCACCCTCATCCAGAATACGTAAGGCGGCCATGAGCTCACCGGCAAAATAATCGCTGCGGCGCTCATCGCACGCGAGCGTGCTCAATGAATCCACCACCGACATCTTTCCGAAGAAGCTGCCGTAGTTGGTTTCCAAGCCCCAGAAAGCGACCAGATAATGTGCGGGCACACCATAGTCCCGCGTAACGCGGGACAGCAAGGCGCGATGCTTGGCTAACAATTCCCGACCCTGGATGACACGTTGATCGGTAACGCGACGGTTCAGATAATCCGCGAAGGTCGTGGTGAATTCCGGTTGTTGTCTGTCCAACTCAATGACACGCGTATTGAATGTTGCCTTAAGTAAACTTTGGTTAATGGTGGCGTCTGAAATTCCTTCAGCTTTTGCGCGTTCACCAAGACGTGTTAAACAATTCGCAAACGCATCGGCGGACAGCGTGGCCTCTGCTGTGGTGGGGGCTGCTGAAGCAGAGGTATACACCTGGCTGAGCAACAACAGGGGGATCAATCTTTTTGCCGTCGTCATAACACTCCCGTTAATGGCGATGTGAAATCATAAAAAACTGCCGGGTATAGTGGCGTAGCGGTGGGTATCCTGCAATAGCTTGGTGGGTTGTTCGCGACATAAGTTCAGTTTTAAACAATCGAGAAAGCGGGGGGGCATCAGCATTTTTGTGAATCATCAAGCAAAGCCTGGCGATATTTGCGCTGGCGAAACTCATAGGGGGAGTTGATGCACTGCGCGGCACGCAGTTGCTTGTATTCCACGAGGCTTGCCAGATGCCGGTTGGCAGCGGGGGAGGGCGATAAAAGTACGCAGGTTTCACAGTGGGGCTGCGGGTAGTGCTTTAAAAAATGTCGCTCAACAAACCGGCTGGTGAAATAAATGATGCGTGGTTGTGCAGCCAGGCAGGCGATTATGCCGGTGTGATTAATATCAAGGATACGCAGGTTAGCATCCGCACAGTTGTTCGACTTTCGTTCGATGCGGTAAGCAATATCTGTCAACGCGATGCCATGGCGTTCGCACAAATTTTTTTTATCACCCAGGGTGTGCGTCGGCATGTTAAACACGTCACCCAATAATCGCCAAAACTCATTTCGCCCGCTGCCGCTGTAAAACCACTCGCCGTAGTCTCGACCATTAAAGCAGGGAAAACTGCCGATGATTAAACGCTGCGTGTGTTGCGGTAAAAAATAATGAAAAGGATGTTGTTCTATCACAAATCCGCCTGCTAATGGTTTGTCTTCTTGAGCGAAGTGTCATTCTTTTTCAGTAGACTCATCGGTGAACAAGAGTTCCATCAATTCCAGTACTTGTGGGTCACGTAATAAGGCCATGCGATCATTACTCTGGAGTTTATGTTGCAGGTCAGGGTCATTCAATATGGCTTGAACGCGTTCATCATTTTTTTTGCGCTGCACTTTTTGCCAGATATTGCTCATCTGCATGGCCAGTATCTCGTCAACATTCTCAGCATGGGCAATGTCACTGTGGCGTAACAGCTGTTGCAGATGTTCGTCCTGGGCCAGTTGTTGAAAGTCCGGATTTTGTAGCAGCGTTGCAATATCTCCCTCTTCAAGCTGTGATTGAAATTGTGGGTCTTGCAGTAACTGCTTGAAAGCCTCGTTACTTAGCACCTGATTCAGATGTTCGCCCATCTCCACCGGATCTTCCACAAACGCAATGGCCAGAGGTGCTGCTTCCGGGTAGGTCTGTTCCAGGACTTTTGCTGTGGCTTGACTCATCAGGCCGCGGGTTTTTTGTGCGATCAGCGTATCGTTATCAAATTTGTCGGGGTGTTTTAATTCCTGGTAAATACTGATGCCATAGACCACCAGTACACCCAGGAGGCAGCCAACGCCGGTACCCACCAACATACCACCCAAACGTGACATACCGGACAAGCCGGCGTTGGTAGAAACCGCTTGCTCCAGAAAGCTGAACACGACGCCCACCACCAAACTTGCGACGATGAAAGCGATTAATCCCGCCGAAAAATACAGCAGCAATCCGTCAAGCCCGGTCATATCCTGGAGCAGTTTAGCGACTGGTTTAAGCCCATAAATCGCAGCCGCGTAACCGGCGATCAGGCTGATGATGCCGCCCAAGGCACCAAAGAAACCTTTACGCAAACCCTGAATAGCAAAAATAAGCACCACAATAATAAATACGCCCAGGCTAAGGGTCATGTTCGTCACAGTCTCCGATAAATAGGAAATTAATGATGTTGATGTGTTTCGGCTTTTCGGTTGTACATTGCTTTATCGGCCGTGAGTATAGCTGAATCAAAGTCACGTTCGTCGGTGAATGTTGCTATGCCCCAGGAGACGGAGTAGGTAAGTTTATCCCGCTCGGACAATACACTGAGCTGTTCACGAATAAGTTGCATGCGCTTTTCAGCCTCGGCGAGCGGTAAATCAAAACACACCAGAACAAATTCATCACCGCCATAACGAAACAAATAGTCATGGGCGCGCATGGATTCCCTGAGCGTTCGCGCGATACAGCAAATGGCCTGATCGCCAACGCTGTGGCCATGCAGGTCATTGATCGGTTTGAGGTTGTCGATATCAATCATCACCACCACACCGTGGCGCTGGCGCAGACGTTTCTTGAGTTCGGTTAAGGCATGGCGGTTAAAGCAGGTGGTCAGGGAATCCTGGTGCGCCAGTAGCGCCATATTATCCCGCTCGGTTTGTAATAATTGGTTGGCCCGCTCAAGGGTAGCTTTCATGTTGACGGCGGCAATTGTCAATAAACTGAAGGCCAGCATGACTTCGATTATCAGATCGAAGATCGACTGATACGCGCTGTAATTGTTTGCCAGCATCTCACCTAGATATTCAGCTGAGAATAAACGAAGGCCATTCGCAAAAAATGCCAGGATCAAGAGCGACAATGAGAGCAGGGCGAGCAATTTCACCCAGGGGTAGCGTATCGGCAAGGTCATATTTAATAGAGCGATCCATGCGGGTACCAGCGAGAGGGAAAAGGCTATGGCATGCAAACGAAATTGCGCGGAGAAATCATCGCCATATGCCTGCAATACACCGGACCAGATGATAGCTAGGGGCAGCAGCCAGCGTAAGCGCGACCAATAAGGATATTTACCCGTGGGAAAGCTGATGAAACCGAGCCAGAGAAAGATAGCAAAGAGATATTCGCCAAAAAAGTACCCGTAGGTTAGCCAGGCCAGTTCGGGCCAGCGAAACGCGATTTGCAGGGCAACCAGTGCCAGGGAAAGTGCTAACCAAGCGCGTACCCACCAGCGAAAGTAAGTACGGGGCAGGACCCTGAAGAGCAGATTGAAGAGTAATGCAATACTGATCACTCCAAAAGTCTGAATCAGTTGTCCCAGGATGCTGAGGCTGGTGAGGTCGGGTAGCAAGATACATCCTCGTCATAAACGAGAGGGGCTTTATCAGCCTAATTGACTACAAGACTATTTTCCAGTCAGTTTTTAACGCAGTGCTGACAACGCTGGTAATTTTTTAGCGTTTCCCTAGGGCTCGCGCGTCAGAGATTTCCCACACGCTTTACAATAGGCTGCGTCATTATCATGGCCTGATTTCAAACAACTGGGGCAGCTGATGGCACGACGCTCGCGCGCCATCTCCTGTGCCAGTTCGGCCGTGAGGATACCGGTAGGAATAGCGATGATCGAATAACCCGTCAGCATAACTGCAGCAGCGACAATCTGCCCCAGGACCGAATGCGGCGTAATATCGCCATAACCGACAGTGGTAATCGTTACGATGGTCCAATAAATACTTTTGGGGATACTGGTAAAGCCGTTGCCGGGGCCTTCAACCAGATACATGATGGACCCGAAGATAATCGCCAGTATGAGTACCGCCACAAAAAAGACAAAAATCTTGCGGCGTGCGTGGAGCATGGCATTGATCAACAGGTTCGCTTCGGACATATAGCGCACCAGCTTCAGGATTCGGAAGATGCGCAACACCCGCAGTAAACGAACAACCAGAAGATAATTTGCACCCGGAAAAAAGATGCTGAGGTAGGTCGGCAGTATCGACACCAGATCGCAGATGCCATAAAAGCTGCGTATGTATTGCCAGCGACCCGGTGAGCAGTAGATGCGCAGACCATATTCTATGGTAAACACAATCGTAAAAAACCACTCGGCGGCCAACAGCAGGCTACCAAATTGTGACGCGACGGATTCAATAGAATCGAGTACCAGCACTAACACGCTCAACAGGATGGTATAAATCAATACCACATCGAAGAGTTTCCCCGCCGGCGTGTCGGTGCCAAAGATGATGATATACAGTTTGTGTTTTAGCGCGGTAGACATAGCATGTTTTATTAACGAATTGATTATCAGGGCAAGGTCGCTCGACCAATCGTATTGGTATCAGTACCGAACCAGAGTGCATTTTCTTTTTCGTCATACACCATATGCCGCACGGTACCGCCACCGCTTTTTATTTCCGTTGGGGTACCAAAGGTATTGCTGGACGGATCAAAGCTCACCAGGCGATTGGGCTGCATGCCTGTTTCAACAAACCACACGTGGCCTTGTTGATCGGCAGCTACAGCATAAGGGCGGGATTTTTCCTGCGCGGGCGTGCGCCACTCATCAATAGCGCCGGTCGAGGGGTTATAACGCCCCAGATGACCTTCGGCATAATCGACATACCACACCATGCCGTCGGGGGTTATCGCCAGCCGGCGCGGACGATTTTCGGCGCGGGGCAAGGTGATTTCAATAATCTTGCCGTCTTCAATGGTGGCGAGTTTGTTGGTGCCAAAAAGTGCAATCCAGGGTTTATCATTCTTGTCGACTAACAAACCGTAAGGACGCGCATTTTTGGTAGCCACCTCGTGCAATGTAATTTTTTCGGTGTCAGTTTTTAGAAAACCAATCTGGTTGCCGCCCTGCACGGTAAACCAGATATCGCCGCCGCGCGTAAAATCCATGGTGTGCACATCGCGAGGCCCTTCGCCGGGCAACATAAATTTCTCGATAGCACCGGTTTCGGGATTGACCAGGCCGATGTGCTCCGCACGATTACCGGCATACCAGGCGCCGCGTTTATTGGCGATCACCGTATGCGGTCCGGTGCCCGCATCCAACGCGTAGCGTTTGAATTCGCCACTGCCGGGGTTGAGCGTGGCTACATAATCGCTGTTTTGGCCGACAAACCAGATTGTATTCGGACCGCCGACCCAGGGATCGCGGGGGAGGGACTTCTCCCAGGGAACCGTCCATTCAGTAATGGTGACCTGTTTTTCGGTAACCTGCTTGGTCTTTTCGGTAATGTCATGTGAGGTGTCTGCGAAGGCAGCACAGGAAAAAAATAACACGCTGACAAGTGCGGACATGCGGGACGATGCGAGCAGCTTCATTGTGCAAACCTCTTATCAATAATTGTCGGTTTTGTTGGCGGCAATGATGAACACCACAGGCGTTAAGGCTATCGTTTTATTGACGCCAGCAGCATATAAAAATTCCTTGGGTGTTGTGTTGATCAGTTCATAGCAACAGAAGCCGGAATTTGAAACACTGGGCATAGCTTAATCGACTACAGCTTTTTATAACAGGAATTAACATGTATTCAACAATTACCCGATTGATCGGCACCGTGTGTATTTTGTCATTGTTTGCCTGCGGCGGCGGTTCATCCTCGGATGGCCCTTCATCAAGTTCGCCTGCCAGTGAACGCTCCAGTTCTTCCGCAAGTTCAACACCTGTCGTGTCTTCAGCCTCCTCCAGCGATGTCAGTAGCTCGGTGTCAATACCATCGTCAGTGAGTAGTGCTTCGCTCAGCTCATCAATCAGCAGCGCGAGCCAAGGCTTCTCCAGCTCATCCGACAGTACGCTATCTGATATTCCCCTGCAAAGCCAGATTACCAAAGTGCAACCGATGACCGGCATTGTGTTATGGGCGGATTCACACAATAGCAGTGTGTTAAAAACCGAAGACGACTACATTCAACTTGAGTACGCCTATGTACGCCCCAGTGATGTGGTGACGGGTGATAACCAGTATGACTGGAGCATGGTGGATAATTTACTGGCGCAAGTGAGTGGGCGCGGTAAACAGGTAATCCTGCGCTGGTACTACGTTTATCCGGGGCGCGAAACGGCGGTGCCGGATTACATCAAAGACGATAGCAATTACCACGAAACTATCGAATCCAGCGAAGGAGAGGACACAGGTTTTCCCGACTGGTCGCACCCTGAGTTACAACAGGCACACCTGGATTTCTATACCGCCTTTGCCGCGCGCTACGACCATGATCCGCGTATCGCATTTTTGCAGGTAGGCTTCGGATTGTGGGGCGAGTACCACATTTACGATCCCGAGGTCCGGTTGGGAGAAAATTTTCCATCCAAAGCCTTCCAGACAACATTTCTAAAACATCTTGATACGGTTTTCGATGAGTTGCATTGGAGTATCTCGATCGACGCCGGTGACAGCAGCAATACGCCGATCGCCAACGATGCTGAATTGCGGGCGCTGCAGTTCGGCAACTTCGACGATTCATTCATGCACAGCGAACACGCGGACTACAACGCGGATATGTGGCGAGTATTCAGCCATACCGCTCGCTATGCACATTCACCCCACGGCGGTGAACTCAGCTACTACTCCGATTATGATCAGGAAAATGCGCTCAACGTTGAGGGCATGTACGGCAGAACCTACGAGGCGTTAAGCGAA
It contains:
- a CDS encoding hemolysin family protein, yielding MEFLILAGLILLNGVFAMSEIAIVTARKSRLAALSAKGSASAKAALRLAEDPTQFLSTVQIGITSIGLMNGIFGEALLADPFALWLQELGMAAKSSSITSTVLVIVVVTYLSIIVGELVPKRIGQISAERIACLVARPMLLLATSTKPFVVLLSLSTQWLMRVLGFKDVGDASVTEEDIHAMLKEGSVSGVIEQSEHTMVRNVFRLDERPVSSMMVPRTDIVFLDTALSLEQNMQRIMESPHSRFPVCHRHMDELIGVVNAKQLFAQAISGQEIDIKTLAQPCHFIAESFTGMALLEHFRATNTQMVFVVDEYGDLKGIVTLQDLLEALTGEFNPSHGNDLMVIQREDGSLLLDGLLSAPELKDCLGLTDLPGEKTREYETLNGLFMYLLGRVPVTTDKVVLEPWTLEIVDMDGMRIDKVLAIKNLSLPDADMESGDDTG
- a CDS encoding OmpA family protein produces the protein MKKIATLMCGCLCFSAQADNEHPLISAYPEAKLRKQLTYDYEHFQFPNTLVNENNDYETLAVTGDLYQYFYIIEGVSTLKVYENYASALKKLGFTITFSCLRDACGNDRTTKALGEHLSPEGAVYNYYHNPYYLLAEKDAPKGKVIGAWYIGGYEDETAVQQVIVETEPLEDNLITVDPSYLSGKPQATSPTETADAKELSKDHQLFARYPGASLRNHEIIDYETMMLPAAPGSADQTPLSLSGDLARHFYVVKDTSTLKIYENYKQALDSAGFKVLSRCELDACGKDREAQQLGNKISVEDNVYNYYRKPYYLLAKKVIDDREVYVALFIGAYESEAAVQQVIVETETLATDLIKVDADSLKQQIDATGKALIYGIYFDTGKASVKPESNDTLVAIATLLNRNPALLLYVVGHTDDTGTRENNLTLSQQRAAAVVDSLVKQHGIAAARLLAQGVGPFAPAASNDNETGRQKNRRVELVKRLQ
- a CDS encoding lytic polysaccharide monooxygenase; this encodes MKYISLLQSLNRALVLTGCVGGLFLGTTQVVVAHGTMTAPASRIWRCYQEGPQTPQSAGCQAISAAGGASSLYDWNGIRQGDANGNHQSKVPNGQLCSGGDPNYFKGQDLARNDWTATNISAGSYTFRWNNSAAHQTLYYRYYITNNGYNPTTPLRWSDLSLICETPPEGALNNPAHTCNIPSRSGRHVIYGVWQRSDSPEAFYSCSDVVFSGGNNSSSSSVSSSSSSSPTNICTNLPTWNANSIYTGGQQVKLNNIRYQAQWWTQGDNPSAGTGSNYVWINQGSCGGSGPSSSSSSSVVSSSSSSSSTGGGNCTSPQFVQGATYATGAKVRNAGSEYQCTVGGWCTIGGPYEPGVGWAWTNAWSYLRSCN
- a CDS encoding glycoside hydrolase family 19 protein, producing MMNIKKALGLLATMLFAGHVYAYNCSGVAQYSDGASYNNGNIVQNLGVAYQCTVGGWCSVGGPYAPGAGWAWNNAWSSLGACGSTGGPSSSSSSSSGNNNGGGSCANWTAGTYYNVGVVVRYNNAYYRAKNANPGYDPVISTWFWEPVASCPGGNNSSSSSSNNNGGSCPQWTAGTNYYAGNVVVFNGSYFMAEHDNPGYDPTISTWFWEPVASCSGGNNSSSSSSTGGGTGFAAIVNQAQFNQMFPNRNSFYTYSGLVAAANTFPAFANTGDIQVRKREAAAALANFSHETGGLVYINEIAQGEYCSGGATPCGVCAPGKRYYGRGPIQLSWNYNYCTAGQALGLDLWANPDQVSQNATTAWRTALWFWMTQSGAGYRPAHSSITGGYGFGETIRTINGSLECNGGNPGQVQSRINSYQSFIQILGGTPGNNLGC
- a CDS encoding lytic murein transglycosylase, which encodes MTTAKRLIPLLLLSQVYTSASAAPTTAEATLSADAFANCLTRLGERAKAEGISDATINQSLLKATFNTRVIELDRQQPEFTTTFADYLNRRVTDQRVIQGRELLAKHRALLSRVTRDYGVPAHYLVAFWGLETNYGSFFGKMSVVDSLSTLACDERRSDYFAGELMAALRILDEGAIAPEKMEGSWAGAMGHTQFMPSAFLRYAVDYDGDKKRDLWNSTPDAMASAAKFLQSLGWQQADRWGREVKLAVDFPYLEAGLNQRKSLAEWQKLGVRQTDGSALPQADMQASLLVPSGHRGPAFLVYDNFHVIMRWNRSEYYALAVGYLADRIAGTGKLMQPPPEDAPRLNRAQVMTMQEQLNKKGFDTGTPDGILGPGTRRAVSQFQHQQGMIADGFVDKSILGLLGVDL